GTTAAAAGATATGGCTAGGGTAAAACACCATCTAGTTGATTTCCTGGATCCTCGTCAGGCATTTTCTGCGGGCGATTTTTGTGCAAATGTGAAAAAGCTTTTAGCCGATAACCCAGGTCAAAATTACATCTTGGTTGGGGGAACTGGCCTTTATCTCCAGTCCTTAATGCTTGGACTTCCACAGATTCCCAAAATCGAAGAATCCGTGCGCAAGTCTTTTGAAGACGATGCTGCTAAGTTTGGAAGTAAAACTTTATACGAAAAGGCAAAACAGGCAGACCCCGAAGCGATGGAAAAAGTTGAACTGAACAATGTCCAGCGCATTATACGCGTCTTGGAAGTGTTTCAGCTGACGAGGCGTAAGCTCTCGGATTGGCAAAAGGAACGTGAAGGTGGTATTGGTGAACTGCCTGTGTTCTGGTTGAACCGTAGTCGCGAAAACCTTTATGCGCGGATCGATGCTCGCGTGGACCAGATGATGACAGATGGTTGGCTTGATGAAATTCATGAACTTGCTAAAACCGTGCCGTTAGACGCTCCTGCATGGCAGAGTCTCGGCTATAAAGAACTTTTGTGT
Above is a window of Fibrobacter sp. UWB16 DNA encoding:
- the miaA gene encoding tRNA (adenosine(37)-N6)-dimethylallyltransferase MiaA, which codes for MPILFALVGATGVGKSRLSLELAERFNAEIIGVDSRQIYKGFAIGTAQPSLKDMARVKHHLVDFLDPRQAFSAGDFCANVKKLLADNPGQNYILVGGTGLYLQSLMLGLPQIPKIEESVRKSFEDDAAKFGSKTLYEKAKQADPEAMEKVELNNVQRIIRVLEVFQLTRRKLSDWQKEREGGIGELPVFWLNRSRENLYARIDARVDQMMTDGWLDEIHELAKTVPLDAPAWQSLGYKELLCAKDGNQVLSVLEEVKRKTRNYAKRQLTWFRWQVKSTEVDLDTCTNPLEYIHNRVVAP